A part of Methanobrevibacter sp. genomic DNA contains:
- a CDS encoding barstar family protein produces the protein MILDGRLISKEGHDYLSEALNFPDYYGKNLDALYDCLCEIEADIELVNANVVDEDIIDTFKDAASENEFLNFEISS, from the coding sequence AGGCTGATTAGCAAGGAGGGGCATGACTATTTGAGTGAAGCCTTAAATTTTCCGGATTACTATGGAAAAAATTTGGATGCCCTTTATGACTGCTTATGTGAAATTGAAGCTGATATTGAGTTAGTTAATGCAAATGTTGTTGATGAGGATATTATTGATACTTTTAAAGACGCTGCCAGCGAAAACGAGTTTTTAAATTTTGAAATTTCCTCATAA
- the rfbA gene encoding glucose-1-phosphate thymidylyltransferase RfbA — MKGIVLAGGSGTRLYPITKAVSKQLLPLYDKPMIYYPISVLMLAGIREILIISTPRDLPMYKDLLGDGSNFGVEFSYEVQENPNGLAEAFIIGEEFIGNDNVALILGDNIFHGHRFSEILERAKDLDEGAVIFGYFTNNPEAFGVVEFDDDWNVLSVEEKPEKPKSNYIVPGLYFYDNDVIEIAKNVKPSDRGEVEITSVNEEYLKRGKLKVELLGRGMAWLDTGTHEGLLEASNFIETIQKRQGLYIACLEEIAYLKGYIDDETLLKTANELKKTDYGQYLFKLVKK, encoded by the coding sequence ATGAAAGGTATAGTACTTGCAGGTGGTTCTGGAACTCGCCTTTACCCTATTACGAAAGCAGTTTCAAAGCAATTGTTGCCTTTATATGATAAACCAATGATTTATTATCCTATATCTGTTTTAATGCTTGCTGGGATTCGAGAAATATTGATAATATCAACTCCTCGTGATTTGCCCATGTATAAAGATTTACTAGGTGACGGAAGCAATTTCGGTGTTGAATTTTCATATGAAGTTCAGGAAAATCCAAATGGGCTTGCAGAAGCATTTATTATTGGTGAAGAGTTCATAGGCAATGATAATGTTGCTTTAATTTTAGGAGACAATATATTCCATGGTCACAGATTTTCTGAAATATTGGAAAGAGCTAAGGATCTTGATGAGGGTGCTGTGATATTTGGATACTTCACTAACAATCCCGAAGCGTTCGGGGTTGTTGAATTTGATGACGACTGGAATGTTTTGTCTGTAGAGGAAAAACCGGAAAAACCTAAGTCAAATTATATTGTACCTGGCCTTTATTTTTATGATAATGATGTAATTGAAATAGCGAAAAACGTGAAACCTTCCGATAGGGGAGAAGTTGAAATTACATCAGTTAATGAAGAGTACCTCAAACGTGGAAAGCTTAAGGTAGAACTTTTAGGAAGGGGTATGGCCTGGCTTGACACAGGTACTCATGAGGGACTTTTAGAAGCTTCAAACTTTATTGAAACTATTCAAAAAAGACAAGGATTGTATATAGCCTGTCTTGAAGAAATAGCTTATCTTAAAGGTTACATTGATGACGAAACGTTGTTGAAAACAGCCAATGAACTTAAAAAAACTGATTATGGGCAATACTTATTTAAATTAGTTAAAAAGTGA
- the rfbC gene encoding dTDP-4-dehydrorhamnose 3,5-epimerase, translating into MGKFKFTKLDIDGMFTVEPTVFEDNRGYFMESYNENDFKEAGYDLTFVQDNQSKSSKGVLRGLHLQVNYPQGKLVRVIKGEVFDVGVDLRADSPTYGKWAGAILSEENKKQLYIPPKFAHGFVVLSDEAEFQYKCTEFYHGEDESGIMWNDEDIAIDWPIDDIDEIILSDKDKQWKTLKESQIKYE; encoded by the coding sequence ATGGGAAAATTTAAATTTACTAAATTGGACATTGACGGAATGTTTACAGTAGAACCTACCGTTTTTGAAGACAATAGGGGATACTTTATGGAATCTTATAATGAAAACGACTTTAAAGAGGCAGGTTATGATTTAACTTTTGTCCAGGACAATCAATCAAAGTCTTCTAAAGGAGTTTTAAGAGGACTGCACTTGCAAGTTAATTATCCTCAAGGAAAATTAGTTCGCGTAATTAAAGGAGAAGTGTTTGATGTCGGCGTTGATTTAAGGGCAGATTCACCTACTTACGGAAAATGGGCTGGTGCCATTTTATCTGAGGAAAATAAAAAGCAATTGTATATTCCTCCTAAATTCGCCCACGGTTTTGTAGTTTTATCCGATGAAGCCGAATTCCAATATAAATGCACAGAATTTTATCATGGTGAAGATGAAAGCGGAATCATGTGGAATGATGAGGACATTGCTATCGATTGGCCAATTGACGATATTGATGAAATTATATTGTCCGATAAGGATAAACAATGGAAGACTCTAAAAGAATCCCAAATCAAATACGAGTGA
- the rfbB gene encoding dTDP-glucose 4,6-dehydratase produces MTKILVTGGAGFIGSNFVRYMVNKYSEYEIINLDALTYCGNLENLKDIENKDNYSFVKGDIRDKSVVDDLVKQCDYVINFAAESHVDRSIEDPEIFIKSNVLGTQILLNAAKEFGVEKYIQISTDEVYGTLGKTGYFTETTPLQPNSPYSASKAGGDLITRAYGETFDLPINITRCSNNYGPYQFPEKLIPLMISNALEDKKLPIYGDGKNIRDWLHVADHCQAIDLVLHEGKLGDVYNIGGNNEKENIYIVKLILEELGKDESLIEFVTDRLGHDRRYAIDSTKIQNDLGWSPSYTFEKGIEETIQWYLDNQDWTNQVKSGDYQKYYEKMYGDR; encoded by the coding sequence ATGACTAAGATTTTAGTTACAGGTGGAGCGGGATTTATTGGAAGTAATTTTGTCAGGTATATGGTTAATAAGTATTCTGAATATGAAATTATAAACCTTGATGCATTGACATACTGCGGAAACCTAGAAAACTTGAAAGACATTGAAAATAAAGATAATTATTCATTTGTTAAGGGAGACATTAGGGATAAATCTGTTGTAGATGATTTGGTAAAGCAATGTGATTATGTTATCAATTTCGCTGCTGAAAGTCATGTTGACAGAAGTATAGAGGATCCGGAAATTTTCATCAAGTCAAACGTTTTGGGAACACAGATTCTTTTGAATGCCGCTAAGGAGTTCGGCGTTGAGAAATACATCCAGATATCTACTGATGAAGTTTATGGAACTTTAGGAAAAACTGGTTATTTCACAGAAACCACTCCATTACAACCAAATAGTCCTTATTCAGCTTCTAAAGCCGGTGGAGATTTAATTACAAGGGCTTATGGAGAAACTTTTGACTTGCCGATAAATATTACCCGTTGCTCAAATAATTATGGACCTTATCAATTCCCTGAAAAATTGATTCCATTGATGATTTCAAATGCTTTGGAAGATAAGAAATTACCTATTTATGGGGATGGAAAAAATATTCGTGACTGGCTGCATGTTGCAGATCACTGTCAAGCTATTGACCTGGTTTTGCATGAAGGTAAGCTTGGTGATGTGTATAACATCGGTGGAAATAATGAAAAGGAGAATATTTATATTGTCAAATTGATTTTGGAGGAATTGGGAAAAGACGAATCATTGATTGAATTTGTAACTGATAGGTTAGGGCATGACAGAAGATATGCAATCGATTCAACTAAAATTCAAAATGATTTGGGATGGTCTCCTAGCTATACTTTTGAAAAGGGTATTGAAGAGACAATCCAATGGTACTTGGATAATCAGGATTGGACAAATCAGGTAAAAAGCGGAGATTATCAAAAATATTATGAAAAAATGTACGGTGACAGATAG
- a CDS encoding CDP-glycerol glycerophosphotransferase family protein, which yields MKYFKHKIYGALFSIFKVFPINKNKITFITDSKESFRGNLDYIKREFEKRGSFEFNVFYKDKFSFSSFKNLASSKFVFLNDNFFPIAFMNFKKETTVTQLWHAPGAFKKFGGSVDSGSVDILKKISKNTDYLIVSSKNIEDYYSEAFQIQKDKIKPLGLPRADYYFENHDIDELKARFYKKYNIDADKKIVLYAPTFRDEEKYNNVFNYLDLKDFNEVLGSDYILALRLHPKIKDFYSDDISTEGKYVDCSDYPSEQELLLISDVLITDYSSIMIEFAMLNKPIVFFAYDFDTYLSDERGFYFDFKSGVPGPVVENSSQLINAVKNYDFDESRISKFVKTQFDVIDGKASERVVDFLLECEG from the coding sequence ATGAAATATTTTAAACATAAAATTTATGGAGCTTTATTTAGCATATTTAAAGTTTTTCCGATTAATAAAAATAAGATTACATTCATCACCGATTCAAAAGAATCGTTTAGGGGTAATCTGGATTACATTAAAAGGGAATTTGAAAAAAGAGGCTCTTTTGAATTCAACGTTTTCTATAAGGATAAATTTTCTTTCAGTTCATTTAAAAATTTGGCGTCATCTAAATTTGTATTTTTAAATGATAATTTCTTTCCAATAGCTTTCATGAATTTTAAAAAGGAAACGACTGTCACTCAGCTATGGCATGCTCCAGGCGCTTTTAAAAAGTTTGGAGGATCAGTCGATAGTGGGAGTGTTGATATTCTTAAAAAAATTAGTAAGAACACTGATTATTTAATTGTTTCTTCTAAAAATATTGAGGATTATTATAGTGAGGCCTTTCAAATTCAAAAAGATAAGATAAAGCCGTTAGGCCTTCCAAGAGCTGATTATTATTTTGAAAATCATGACATTGATGAGTTGAAGGCCAGATTCTACAAGAAATACAATATTGATGCAGATAAAAAAATTGTTCTCTATGCTCCAACTTTTAGGGATGAGGAAAAATACAATAATGTCTTTAATTATTTAGATTTAAAGGATTTTAATGAAGTTTTAGGAAGTGATTATATTTTGGCTTTAAGACTTCATCCAAAAATTAAGGATTTTTATTCAGATGATATTTCCACTGAAGGGAAGTATGTGGATTGCAGTGATTATCCTTCAGAACAGGAATTATTGTTAATCAGTGACGTTTTAATCACGGATTATTCATCCATAATGATTGAGTTTGCAATGTTGAATAAACCTATCGTATTTTTTGCATATGATTTTGATACTTATTTATCAGATGAAAGAGGATTCTATTTTGATTTTAAATCTGGTGTTCCGGGACCTGTTGTTGAAAATTCAAGTCAATTGATTAATGCAGTTAAAAATTATGATTTCGATGAAAGTAGAATATCCAAATTTGTAAAGACACAGTTTGATGTAATTGATGGTAAAGCATCCGAGAGAGTTGTTGATTTTCTATTAGAATGTGAGGGTTAA